In one window of Polaromonas naphthalenivorans CJ2 DNA:
- a CDS encoding NAD-dependent epimerase/dehydratase family protein, with protein sequence MKIAITGASGFIGNSLCSELLSMGHEISVLTRKSEFSMASVKAVKGNLLLDGDDLQALVDGVDAIYHCAGEIKDESLMAELHIGGTRRMLDAVRESIKKNRKPVHWIQLSSVGAYGIDGPDSHRKRIINEQSPESPLGIYEITKTASDQLVREFSSQEPLFSFTILRPTIVIGSKMPNESFHAMARMIKRGFFFRVGRKEAIANYVHLDDVVGALIKCLNDSRSKGRVFIISNDCPLADVVAAFADSMRVPVPKWVMPETLLRLLVGIVGPWMRLPLTIQRINALTRQTHYSSKLIYETIGYVPSASIPEIIPKLVDESAERLLLN encoded by the coding sequence ATGAAAATTGCTATTACAGGTGCGTCGGGATTTATTGGCAATTCTCTTTGCAGTGAATTGCTTTCCATGGGTCATGAAATTTCAGTTTTAACTAGAAAATCCGAATTTTCAATGGCTTCTGTAAAGGCTGTTAAAGGAAATCTGCTTTTGGATGGAGATGATTTGCAGGCGTTGGTAGATGGTGTTGATGCAATCTATCATTGTGCCGGTGAGATCAAAGATGAATCCTTGATGGCTGAATTGCACATAGGTGGAACCAGGCGGATGCTTGATGCCGTGCGCGAGTCCATCAAAAAAAATAGAAAGCCTGTACATTGGATTCAGTTGAGCAGTGTTGGTGCCTATGGTATTGATGGCCCAGATTCCCATCGTAAACGTATTATTAATGAGCAATCTCCGGAAAGCCCTTTAGGTATTTACGAAATCACAAAAACTGCATCGGATCAACTGGTTCGTGAGTTTTCCTCGCAAGAACCTTTGTTCAGTTTTACGATACTGAGACCTACAATAGTTATCGGCAGCAAAATGCCTAATGAGTCATTCCATGCAATGGCTCGTATGATAAAGCGTGGCTTCTTTTTCCGGGTAGGACGAAAAGAAGCGATTGCTAACTATGTGCATCTTGATGATGTTGTCGGCGCATTAATCAAATGCTTGAACGACTCCCGTTCGAAGGGCAGAGTATTTATCATTTCCAATGATTGTCCTCTTGCGGACGTCGTAGCAGCGTTTGCAGACAGTATGAGGGTTCCGGTGCCGAAATGGGTTATGCCTGAAACGCTTCTGCGTCTATTGGTCGGCATCGTTGGTCCATGGATGAGGCTGCCGTTAACAATCCAGCGTATAAATGCCTTGACGAGGCAAACACATTATTCTTCAAAATTGATATATGAAACCATAGGGTATGTGCCCTCAGCTTCCATTCCTGAAATAATTCCAAAATTAGTAGATGAGTCTGCCGAGAGATTGCTGCTGAATTAA
- a CDS encoding glycosyltransferase family 2 protein: MSGSVDIPSVAVLLSSYNGERYIEEQIKSIFNQESIAVTLYVRDDGSSDSTVAILKKLTAIYPNMVLNLAHNIGFIKSFFNLLSNAPEGFDFYAFADQDDVWLPSKLSAGAGALKLLGQGVSGMYCSRTEYVDASLAHLSYSPLYRKEKIGFGNALVQNIATGCTIVLNPPARKLVVDKLPEKCLVHDWWIYLVVSAFGCVIFDGVPHIKYRQHGGNVIGASSSFVKNSINRTRRFFGSLRHNKTSLQIAEFNRIFKSTMTPAQIACVNKILSAQQGVWSRFLLIFNYFYWRQSFIDNVLLRIVMLTGRF, encoded by the coding sequence ATGAGTGGGTCGGTTGATATCCCGAGTGTTGCCGTGTTGCTTTCATCTTATAATGGAGAGCGTTATATTGAAGAGCAGATCAAGAGTATATTTAATCAAGAAAGTATTGCGGTCACGCTTTATGTTCGTGATGATGGTTCGTCTGATTCGACGGTAGCCATATTGAAAAAACTGACCGCCATATATCCTAATATGGTTCTGAATCTGGCGCATAACATTGGCTTTATTAAAAGTTTTTTCAACTTGCTTTCTAATGCACCAGAGGGATTTGATTTTTATGCGTTCGCAGATCAGGACGATGTTTGGCTGCCGTCCAAACTTTCTGCCGGTGCTGGAGCTTTAAAACTTCTGGGGCAGGGTGTGTCGGGGATGTATTGCAGTCGAACTGAATATGTAGATGCCTCGCTTGCACATTTATCATATTCTCCGCTCTATAGAAAAGAAAAAATCGGATTTGGCAATGCCCTGGTTCAGAATATCGCAACAGGCTGTACGATTGTCCTAAATCCGCCAGCAAGAAAATTGGTTGTTGATAAATTGCCAGAAAAATGTCTGGTTCATGACTGGTGGATTTACCTGGTTGTATCCGCTTTTGGTTGTGTAATTTTTGATGGCGTCCCGCATATCAAATACAGGCAGCATGGAGGAAATGTCATCGGAGCGTCTTCGTCATTTGTAAAAAACTCAATCAATAGGACGCGACGTTTTTTTGGTTCATTGCGACATAATAAAACATCTTTGCAGATTGCTGAATTTAATCGTATATTCAAATCTACAATGACGCCGGCTCAAATTGCTTGCGTCAATAAAATTTTGTCTGCACAGCAAGGAGTCTGGAGTCGATTCTTGCTGATATTTAATTATTTTTACTGGCGACAGAGTTTCATTGATAATGTGCTACTGCGCATTGTCATGTTGACTGGGCGATTTTAA
- a CDS encoding flippase, translating to MSLRRNTLWNLAGTGLPLLLGLVTIPYLIKHVGVEAFGILTLVWALIGYFSLFDFGLGRALTQQVAVARSAGLQQSLPSLVKTGLWFTTATGLAGGLLLGALANQLAVHWLNVSPSLQSSTSQALLVAAIGIPLTTVTTGLRGILEAYEDFRMVNLLRIVLGAANFGVPALSVMLLGPSLVGMVVGLIAARILVLAAHAWQVHKKLPSGWLTAKLSKDNMQKLLSFGAWMTVSNIISPMMVTADRFFISGILGASLVAYYTVPFEALIRVLVIPSALTSALFPRLASLAATNPEEAKRLYKKCLKMVVAVLLPICLVIMLGSRWGLALWLGEEFAIHAWKIVCILAVGLFLNGVAHVPFAAIQAAGDARATARLHILELVIYIPVLLLLMKTLGLAGAAIAWTLRVGLDLIFLMIYKNKASNLS from the coding sequence ATGTCGCTACGACGCAATACGCTCTGGAATCTGGCTGGAACCGGGCTTCCCCTTTTGCTGGGGCTTGTCACAATCCCTTATCTCATCAAGCATGTGGGCGTTGAAGCGTTCGGGATTCTTACGCTGGTCTGGGCGCTGATCGGCTATTTCAGCTTATTCGACTTTGGCTTGGGACGGGCACTGACGCAACAAGTGGCCGTTGCGCGTTCAGCGGGACTTCAGCAGTCCCTGCCAAGCTTGGTTAAGACGGGACTCTGGTTCACGACGGCTACAGGATTGGCGGGTGGATTGCTTCTTGGGGCATTAGCCAATCAATTGGCCGTACATTGGCTCAACGTCAGCCCCTCGTTGCAGTCCAGCACCTCGCAAGCCTTGCTCGTGGCGGCCATCGGGATACCCTTGACAACAGTGACGACTGGCCTGCGGGGGATTCTGGAGGCATACGAAGATTTTCGGATGGTGAATCTATTGCGAATAGTGCTCGGGGCCGCAAATTTTGGTGTTCCTGCGCTGAGCGTCATGCTGCTAGGGCCATCCCTGGTAGGGATGGTGGTCGGCCTGATCGCCGCGCGGATTTTAGTCCTGGCTGCGCATGCGTGGCAAGTTCACAAGAAACTTCCCTCCGGCTGGCTGACGGCTAAGTTGAGTAAAGATAATATGCAGAAGTTATTGTCTTTTGGAGCATGGATGACTGTGTCAAATATCATCAGCCCAATGATGGTGACGGCTGACCGATTTTTCATATCCGGGATACTGGGTGCCAGCCTGGTGGCCTATTACACCGTGCCATTTGAAGCGCTAATTCGTGTACTGGTTATACCAAGCGCATTGACTTCAGCCTTGTTTCCAAGGCTTGCTTCGTTGGCAGCAACCAATCCGGAAGAAGCAAAACGGTTATATAAAAAATGCCTGAAGATGGTGGTTGCAGTGTTGCTGCCTATTTGTCTTGTGATCATGCTGGGGTCTCGATGGGGCTTGGCACTATGGCTTGGAGAGGAGTTTGCGATTCATGCATGGAAAATTGTCTGCATACTGGCAGTCGGGCTTTTTTTAAATGGAGTTGCTCATGTGCCCTTCGCCGCTATTCAAGCTGCGGGTGATGCGAGAGCGACAGCGCGCTTGCACATTTTGGAATTGGTCATCTATATACCAGTCTTGTTGCTTCTCATGAAAACGCTTGGACTTGCAGGAGCGGCTATTGCCTGGACTTTACGTGTTGGTCTGGATTTGATTTTTCTGATGATCTATAAAAATAAAGCAAGTAATCTATCGTAG
- the rfbC gene encoding dTDP-4-dehydrorhamnose 3,5-epimerase produces the protein MKVIPTAIADVLIIEPRVFGDARGFFYESFNQKAFNDATGTDHQFVQDNHSRSVKGVMRGLHYQVQQPQGKLVRVARGAVFDVAVDIRKSSPTFGKWVGVELSEDNHRQLWVPPGFAHGFVVTSESADFLYKTTDYYAPEFERCIAWNDSVIGIQWPLAPHGIAQPVLSAKDLQGKSLSEA, from the coding sequence ATGAAGGTAATACCCACGGCGATTGCCGACGTTCTGATCATCGAGCCCAGGGTATTTGGCGATGCGCGCGGTTTCTTTTATGAAAGCTTCAACCAGAAGGCGTTCAACGACGCTACCGGGACCGATCACCAGTTCGTGCAGGACAACCACAGTCGCAGCGTCAAGGGCGTCATGCGCGGTCTGCATTACCAGGTCCAGCAACCGCAGGGTAAGCTGGTGCGTGTGGCGCGCGGGGCTGTCTTTGATGTCGCGGTGGATATTCGCAAGAGTTCGCCGACGTTCGGAAAATGGGTGGGCGTGGAACTGAGCGAAGACAACCACCGGCAGCTGTGGGTGCCGCCGGGTTTTGCGCACGGGTTCGTGGTGACCAGCGAATCGGCTGATTTCCTGTACAAGACGACCGATTACTATGCGCCTGAGTTTGAGCGCTGCATTGCGTGGAATGATTCAGTTATTGGTATTCAATGGCCGCTGGCCCCGCACGGCATCGCACAGCCTGTACTTTCTGCCAAGGATTTGCAGGGTAAAAGTTTGAGCGAAGCCTGA
- the rfbA gene encoding glucose-1-phosphate thymidylyltransferase RfbA produces the protein MTQRKGIILAGGSGTRLHPATLAISKQLLPVYDKPMIYYPLSTLMLAGIRDVLVISTPQDTPRFTQLLGDGSQWGMNLQYAVQPSPDGLAQAFLIGEDFIGNAPSALVLGDNIFHGHDFSQLMAGADAQAQGATVFAYHVRDPERYGVVSFDAAGKASSIEEKPLQPKSSYAVTGLYFYDNQVVDVAKSIQPSARGELEITTVNQFYLEQGSLRVQIMKRGYAWLDTGTHESLLEAGSFIATLEHRQGLKVACLEEISWRQKWITSEQLEQLAQPLAKNGYGQYLLRLLAEGPRP, from the coding sequence ATGACTCAACGCAAAGGCATCATCCTCGCCGGCGGCTCCGGCACCCGGCTGCACCCGGCAACGTTGGCCATCAGCAAGCAACTGCTGCCGGTGTACGACAAGCCCATGATCTACTATCCGCTGAGCACCTTGATGCTGGCCGGCATCCGCGACGTGCTGGTCATCAGCACCCCGCAGGACACGCCGCGCTTTACCCAACTGCTGGGCGACGGCAGCCAGTGGGGCATGAATTTGCAATACGCCGTGCAGCCTAGCCCCGACGGCCTGGCGCAGGCCTTTTTGATTGGCGAGGACTTCATCGGCAATGCGCCCAGCGCCCTGGTGCTGGGCGACAACATCTTTCATGGCCATGATTTTTCGCAGCTGATGGCCGGCGCGGACGCCCAGGCGCAAGGCGCCACGGTGTTTGCCTACCATGTGCGCGATCCCGAGCGCTATGGCGTCGTGTCTTTTGATGCCGCCGGCAAAGCCAGCAGCATTGAGGAAAAGCCGCTCCAGCCCAAGAGCAGCTATGCCGTCACCGGCCTGTATTTCTACGACAACCAGGTGGTCGATGTTGCCAAGTCCATCCAGCCCAGCGCCCGGGGCGAGCTGGAGATCACCACGGTCAACCAGTTCTACCTGGAACAAGGCAGCTTGAGAGTGCAGATCATGAAGCGCGGTTACGCCTGGCTTGACACCGGCACGCATGAAAGCCTGCTCGAAGCGGGCTCCTTCATCGCCACGCTGGAGCATCGCCAGGGCCTGAAGGTGGCCTGTCTTGAGGAAATCTCATGGCGGCAGAAGTGGATTACTTCAGAGCAACTTGAACAACTCGCCCAGCCGCTTGCGAAGAACGGTTATGGCCAGTATTTGCTGCGCCTGCTGGCTGAAGGCCCCCGGCCATGA
- the rfbD gene encoding dTDP-4-dehydrorhamnose reductase: MKILLLGKNGQIGWELQRSLAPLGEVVALDRHSQDLCGDLADLPGLARTVQAVRPDVIVNAAAHTAVDRAESESELVRTINALAPGMLAQEASKLGAWLVHYSTDYVFDGSGSRPWVESDTPAPLSVYGQSKLEGEQLIAEHCQRHLILRTSWVYAARGGNFAKTMLRLAQERERLTVIDDQWGAPTGAELLADVTAHAIRQALQCPQDAGLYHLAASGETTWNGYAKHVIAQAARAQTAIKIVANDVAAVPTSAFPTPARRPHNSRLDCTRLQTTFGLKLPPWQQGVDRMLAEIL, translated from the coding sequence ATGAAAATCCTGCTTCTCGGCAAAAACGGCCAGATCGGCTGGGAACTGCAGCGCAGCCTGGCGCCGCTGGGCGAGGTCGTCGCGCTCGACCGCCACAGCCAGGACTTGTGCGGCGATCTGGCGGATCTGCCCGGCCTGGCCCGGACGGTGCAAGCCGTTCGCCCCGATGTCATCGTCAATGCCGCAGCCCACACGGCAGTGGACCGGGCCGAAAGCGAGTCCGAGCTGGTCCGCACCATCAACGCCCTGGCGCCCGGCATGCTGGCGCAGGAAGCCAGCAAGCTCGGCGCCTGGCTGGTGCACTACTCGACCGACTACGTGTTTGACGGCAGCGGCAGCCGGCCATGGGTGGAGAGCGACACGCCCGCGCCGCTGAGCGTTTATGGCCAGAGCAAATTAGAAGGCGAGCAGCTCATCGCCGAACACTGCCAGCGCCACCTGATTCTGCGCACCAGCTGGGTTTATGCCGCGCGCGGCGGCAACTTTGCCAAGACCATGCTGCGCCTGGCGCAGGAGCGCGAACGCCTCACGGTGATTGACGACCAGTGGGGCGCGCCGACCGGCGCTGAACTGCTGGCCGATGTCACGGCGCACGCCATTCGCCAGGCTCTGCAGTGCCCGCAGGATGCCGGGCTCTACCATCTGGCTGCGAGCGGCGAAACGACCTGGAATGGGTATGCAAAACATGTGATTGCGCAAGCAGCACGGGCGCAAACAGCTATTAAAATAGTAGCAAATGACGTAGCCGCCGTTCCGACCAGTGCTTTTCCCACGCCGGCCCGGCGCCCGCACAACTCGCGCCTGGACTGCACCCGGCTGCAAACCACGTTCGGCTTGAAGCTGCCGCCCTGGCAGCAGGGCGTGGACCGCATGCTGGCTGAAATCCTTTAA
- the rfbB gene encoding dTDP-glucose 4,6-dehydratase, whose protein sequence is MTILITGAAGFIGANFVLDWLAQSSEPVINLDKLTYAGNLETLASLQGDARHIFVQGDIGDSELVNRLLALHQPRAVLNFAAESHVDRSIHSPEDFIQTNIVGTFRLLESVRAYWGGLPEEAKAAFRFLHVSTDEVYGSLGKDEPAFTETRRYEPNSPYSASKAASDHLVRAYHHTYGLPVLTTNCSNNYGPCHFPEKLIPLMIVNALAGKALPVYGDGLQVRDWLYVKDHCSAIRRVLDAGALGEVYNVGGWNEKTNIEIVRTVCALLDELRPRADGASYAAQIASVKDRPGHDRRYAIDASKIERELGWRPAETFESGIRKTVEWYLANPEWVAHVQSGAYRDWVQTQYADA, encoded by the coding sequence ATGACCATTCTCATCACCGGCGCAGCCGGTTTCATCGGCGCCAACTTCGTTCTGGACTGGCTGGCGCAATCAAGCGAGCCGGTGATCAACCTGGACAAGCTGACCTACGCGGGCAACCTCGAAACCCTCGCTTCCTTGCAGGGCGATGCGCGGCACATCTTTGTGCAGGGCGACATTGGCGACAGCGAACTGGTCAACCGCCTGCTGGCGCTTCACCAGCCGCGCGCAGTGCTCAATTTTGCCGCCGAAAGCCATGTGGACCGCTCCATCCACAGCCCCGAGGACTTCATCCAGACCAACATCGTCGGCACCTTCCGCCTGCTCGAAAGCGTGCGCGCCTACTGGGGCGGCTTGCCCGAAGAGGCCAAAGCGGCCTTTCGCTTCCTGCATGTCTCCACCGACGAGGTGTATGGCTCCCTGGGCAAGGACGAGCCCGCCTTCACCGAAACCCGCCGCTACGAGCCCAACAGCCCGTACTCGGCCAGCAAGGCCGCCAGCGACCACCTGGTGCGCGCCTACCACCACACCTACGGCCTGCCGGTGCTGACCACCAACTGCTCGAACAACTACGGCCCCTGCCATTTTCCCGAAAAGCTCATTCCCCTGATGATCGTCAACGCCTTGGCCGGCAAGGCCTTGCCCGTCTATGGCGATGGCCTGCAGGTGCGCGACTGGCTGTATGTCAAGGACCACTGCAGCGCCATCCGCCGCGTGTTGGATGCCGGTGCATTGGGCGAGGTGTACAACGTCGGCGGCTGGAACGAAAAAACCAACATCGAGATTGTCCGCACGGTCTGCGCATTGCTTGACGAGCTGCGCCCCAGGGCGGACGGCGCCAGCTACGCCGCGCAGATCGCCAGCGTCAAGGACCGCCCCGGCCATGACCGGCGCTATGCCATCGACGCCAGCAAGATCGAGCGCGAGCTGGGCTGGCGGCCAGCGGAAACATTCGAGTCCGGCATCCGCAAGACCGTTGAGTGGTACCTGGCCAACCCCGAGTGGGTGGCCCATGTGCAAAGCGGCGCCTACCGCGACTGGGTGCAGACCCAGTATGCCGACGCATGA
- a CDS encoding GumC domain-containing protein — protein MQETQNRVVSTQETGLLDVLVTLAENLKLLLIGSLVAGLCALGISFVLPQTFQSVAVLQAEQPTASLMLTAAVLDPVIAAMGLARDDTLENTRLKLREQIKTVVGRNDKLLTLTVSSHAPQQAQAIASAVIRQTYQESRPKGSARARLEAQLAEAQARLKNAQDASVGVLKRLESNGAGGANSGTELARGYAELLNATGAAQSQISLLEIQLEGLSEAQLVQSPTLPQSASQPKKGLIAIGATLATGLALLLFIFMRQAFRNTPASETSAAKLMRINKALRLR, from the coding sequence ATGCAAGAAACACAAAACCGTGTCGTCAGCACGCAGGAGACGGGTCTATTGGACGTCCTGGTTACCCTGGCAGAAAATCTCAAGCTATTACTCATCGGGTCACTGGTGGCAGGGCTGTGCGCACTGGGGATCAGTTTCGTGCTGCCCCAAACCTTCCAGAGCGTGGCCGTGCTTCAGGCCGAGCAGCCTACCGCCAGCCTGATGCTGACCGCCGCGGTGCTGGACCCGGTCATTGCCGCCATGGGCCTGGCCAGGGACGATACGCTTGAAAATACCCGCCTGAAGCTGCGCGAGCAGATCAAGACCGTCGTGGGCCGAAACGACAAGCTGCTGACGCTGACTGTATCCAGCCATGCGCCACAGCAGGCGCAGGCCATTGCCAGTGCTGTCATCAGGCAAACCTATCAGGAAAGCCGCCCCAAAGGCAGTGCGCGGGCGCGCCTTGAAGCCCAACTGGCCGAAGCGCAGGCGCGGCTCAAAAATGCCCAGGATGCTTCCGTCGGCGTGCTCAAGCGCCTGGAGTCAAACGGCGCTGGCGGTGCCAATAGCGGCACTGAACTGGCGCGCGGCTATGCCGAGTTGCTGAACGCAACGGGTGCGGCTCAAAGTCAGATCAGCTTGCTTGAAATCCAGCTGGAAGGCCTGAGCGAGGCGCAACTGGTTCAGTCGCCCACACTGCCCCAGAGCGCAAGCCAGCCCAAAAAAGGCTTGATTGCCATCGGCGCCACGCTGGCGACAGGGCTGGCGCTGCTGCTCTTTATCTTTATGCGGCAAGCCTTTCGCAATACACCGGCAAGCGAGACGAGTGCCGCGAAGTTGATGCGCATCAACAAGGCCCTGAGGTTGCGGTAA
- a CDS encoding H-NS histone family protein, with amino-acid sequence MTKSNELQQQIDDYQAKLNELRKQQEAERKGERTQAIISAKELIKTYDLTASDLGFSGKGAAKKVTGDKRNVVAPKYQDPDSGKTWTGRGKSPAWLSAQLATGRDKQEFLIQH; translated from the coding sequence ATGACAAAATCAAACGAACTGCAGCAGCAAATCGACGACTACCAAGCCAAACTGAACGAGTTGCGCAAGCAGCAGGAAGCGGAACGCAAGGGCGAACGCACGCAAGCCATCATCTCAGCCAAGGAGTTAATCAAGACTTATGACTTGACGGCTTCAGATCTTGGATTTTCAGGCAAGGGCGCCGCCAAAAAAGTCACGGGCGACAAACGCAATGTGGTCGCCCCCAAATACCAGGATCCCGACAGCGGAAAAACATGGACCGGTCGCGGAAAGTCTCCCGCCTGGTTAAGCGCTCAATTGGCCACAGGCCGCGACAAGCAAGAGTTTCTAATCCAGCACTAA
- a CDS encoding SDR family oxidoreductase — MNYFVTGATGFIGKRLVKKLLQRKGAKVYFLLRKESAGKLAALREYWGVGAARAVAVHGDLTRKKLGVSAEDSKKLKGEITHFYHLAAVYDLQADEESQIAVNIGGTRSAVEFARAIEAGHFHHVSSIAAAGLYEGVFREDMFEEAENCEHPYFRSKHESEKIVRQECTRPWTVFRPALVVGHSVTGEMDKIDGPYYFFKLIQRIRKLLPPWMPMVGLEGGRINIVPVDFVVDALDCISHHERAGGRCFHLVDPVGYRVGDVLDIFSKAAHAPRMNLFINAALLGFIPKAVRKGLMALGPVRRMRQAIMTDLGLPEDILAFVNYPTRFDCRETLAALKGSEIACPNLHDYAWRLWDYWERHLDPDLFIDRSLRGTVGGKVVLITGGSSGIGLATAHKFAEAGATTLICGRDQDKLDAACRQAEARGYRFIAYSADIADMADSDRFIKALIADHGGVDFLINNAGRSIRRAVEASYDRFHDYERTMQLNYFGCLRVTMGLLPGMTARGRGHIVNISSIGVLTNAPRFSAYVASKAALDAWTRCASSEFADVGISFTTINMPLVRTPMIAPTQLYNNVPTLAPEEAADLVAQACIFKPVRIATRLGIAGEVLHALMPCIARIAMNTSFRMFPDSSAAKGEAGEKGERARLSPEAQAMQQMMRGIHF, encoded by the coding sequence ATGAACTATTTCGTCACCGGCGCCACCGGCTTCATCGGCAAGCGCCTGGTCAAAAAGCTGCTGCAGCGTAAGGGCGCAAAGGTTTATTTCCTGCTCCGCAAGGAAAGCGCAGGCAAGCTGGCGGCGCTGCGTGAATACTGGGGTGTTGGCGCGGCCAGGGCGGTTGCGGTGCATGGCGACCTGACCCGCAAAAAGCTGGGCGTCAGCGCCGAAGACAGCAAAAAGCTCAAGGGCGAAATCACCCATTTCTACCATCTGGCGGCGGTCTATGACCTGCAGGCCGATGAGGAAAGCCAGATCGCCGTCAACATTGGCGGAACCCGCAGCGCGGTGGAGTTTGCCAGGGCGATCGAGGCCGGGCATTTTCACCATGTCAGCTCGATTGCGGCTGCCGGGCTGTACGAAGGCGTGTTCCGCGAAGACATGTTCGAGGAGGCCGAAAACTGCGAGCACCCCTATTTCAGGAGCAAGCACGAGAGCGAAAAAATCGTGCGCCAGGAATGCACGCGTCCCTGGACGGTGTTTCGCCCCGCCCTGGTGGTGGGCCATAGCGTCACCGGCGAGATGGACAAGATCGACGGGCCTTACTATTTTTTCAAGCTGATCCAGCGCATCCGCAAGCTGCTGCCGCCCTGGATGCCGATGGTCGGGCTGGAGGGCGGCCGGATCAACATCGTTCCGGTCGATTTCGTGGTCGATGCGCTCGACTGCATCAGCCACCACGAGCGCGCCGGCGGCAGGTGCTTTCACCTGGTCGATCCGGTGGGCTACCGCGTCGGCGATGTGCTTGACATCTTCAGCAAGGCCGCGCACGCGCCGCGCATGAACCTGTTCATCAACGCGGCCCTGTTGGGCTTCATTCCCAAGGCGGTCAGGAAAGGGCTGATGGCGCTGGGGCCGGTACGGCGCATGCGCCAAGCCATCATGACCGACCTGGGCTTGCCCGAAGACATCCTGGCATTCGTGAATTACCCGACCCGTTTTGACTGCCGCGAAACACTGGCCGCGCTCAAGGGCAGCGAGATTGCCTGCCCGAACCTGCACGACTACGCCTGGCGCCTGTGGGATTACTGGGAGCGGCATCTGGATCCCGACCTGTTCATCGACCGCTCGCTACGCGGCACGGTCGGCGGCAAGGTGGTGCTGATCACCGGCGGCTCGTCCGGCATCGGCCTGGCGACGGCGCACAAGTTTGCCGAGGCGGGCGCCACCACCCTCATTTGCGGCCGCGACCAGGACAAACTCGACGCGGCCTGCAGGCAAGCCGAAGCCCGGGGTTACCGTTTTATCGCTTATTCGGCCGATATTGCCGACATGGCCGATAGCGACCGTTTCATCAAGGCACTGATTGCCGACCATGGCGGCGTTGATTTTCTGATCAACAACGCGGGGCGCTCGATTCGCCGCGCCGTCGAGGCCAGCTATGACCGCTTTCATGATTATGAGCGCACCATGCAGCTCAATTATTTTGGCTGCCTGCGCGTCACCATGGGCCTGCTGCCCGGCATGACGGCCAGGGGCAGGGGCCATATAGTCAATATCAGTTCAATTGGCGTGCTGACCAATGCGCCGCGCTTTTCAGCCTATGTGGCCAGCAAGGCGGCCCTGGATGCCTGGACACGCTGCGCTTCGAGCGAGTTTGCCGATGTGGGTATCAGCTTTACCACGATCAATATGCCGCTGGTGCGAACGCCGATGATTGCGCCCACCCAGTTGTATAACAACGTGCCCACCCTGGCGCCCGAAGAAGCCGCCGACCTGGTGGCCCAGGCCTGCATTTTCAAGCCGGTGCGAATTGCCACCCGCCTGGGTATAGCCGGTGAAGTGCTTCATGCCTTGATGCCGTGCATTGCCCGGATTGCCATGAATACCAGTTTTCGGATGTTTCCGGATTCATCCGCAGCCAAGGGCGAGGCGGGCGAAAAAGGTGAAAGGGCCAGGCTCTCACCCGAAGCGCAGGCAATGCAGCAGATGATGCGCGGGATTCATTTTTAA
- a CDS encoding phasin family protein, whose protein sequence is MVKKLQKISDDKKAAPQLASAVKDSAQQIWLAGLGAFSKAQEEGSKVFDTLVKEGLSIQRKTQAAAEEKITEATSKMSGMASDIQSKAGNRWDKLENIFEERVAKALGKLGVPSARDVSALAERVDQLDKHIQTLNGRAAAARAPARPAAKTAVKTRTPQAAPPAAKKAARPAVKRAAKKVAGPATDTAQGTAE, encoded by the coding sequence ATGGTCAAGAAACTGCAAAAAATCAGCGACGATAAAAAAGCCGCACCGCAACTCGCCAGCGCGGTCAAGGACTCGGCCCAGCAAATCTGGCTCGCCGGCCTGGGTGCTTTTTCGAAGGCGCAGGAAGAAGGCAGCAAGGTCTTTGACACGCTGGTCAAGGAAGGCCTGTCCATCCAGCGCAAGACCCAGGCGGCCGCCGAAGAAAAAATCACCGAGGCCACCAGCAAAATGAGCGGCATGGCCAGCGACATCCAGTCCAAGGCCGGCAACCGCTGGGACAAGCTGGAAAATATTTTCGAGGAGCGCGTGGCCAAGGCACTGGGCAAGCTCGGCGTGCCTTCGGCCCGCGATGTCAGCGCACTGGCAGAGCGCGTTGACCAGCTCGACAAGCACATCCAGACCCTGAACGGCCGTGCCGCAGCCGCCCGCGCGCCCGCCAGGCCAGCTGCCAAAACAGCCGTCAAGACCAGGACGCCGCAAGCCGCCCCGCCTGCCGCCAAAAAAGCTGCAAGACCCGCCGTCAAGCGCGCCGCCAAAAAGGTTGCAGGCCCGGCCACCGACACGGCGCAGGGCACGGCGGAATAA